From a region of the Alnus glutinosa chromosome 1, dhAlnGlut1.1, whole genome shotgun sequence genome:
- the LOC133863003 gene encoding uncharacterized protein LOC133863003 — MAKHERWERSNRLSLMFMQSHIAKGIRGSIPECSKAKDFLKAVEAQFVSSTKAMASTLMKRLSSQAFDSSKGVREHIMKMRDIAAQLKSLEVEISESFLVHLVLNSLPPQYGPFKISYNTHKDNWSINELLTMCVQEEERLKHEKPESAHLVARAKAKTKKCKAAHHSKKGNKVSFKGNKDACFFCKKQGHMKKECQKYIKWLEKKGISQNKEADKK; from the exons ATGGCTAAACATGAAAGGTGGGAGCGATCCAATCGCCTCAGCTTAATGTTTATGCAATCTCACATTGCCAAAGGCATTAGGGGTTCCATCCCTGAATGTTCTAAGGCTaaggattttttgaaagccGTTGAAGCACAGTTTGTGAGTTCAACTAAAGCCATGGCCAGCACTCTAATGAAGAGACTATCAAGTCAAGCCTTCGATAGTTCCAAAGGTGTGCGTGAGCACATCATGAAAATGAGGGATATAGCAGCTCAATTAAAGTCCCTTGAGGTTGAGATTTCCGAATCCTTCTTGGTCCATTTGGTTCTCaactctcttcctcctcagtATGGTCCCTTTAAGATTTCATacaacacacataaggataactgGTCGATTAATGAACTCttgaccatgtgtgttcaagaggaAGAGAGGTTGAAACATGAGAAACCAGAAAGTGCTCACTTGGTTGCTCGTGCTAAGGCAAAGACTAAGAAATGCAAGGCTGCCCACCACTCCAAGAAAGGAAACAAGGTGTCATTCAAAGGCAATAAAgatgcttgtttcttttgcaaGAAGCAGGGGCACAtgaagaaagaatgccagaaatacattaaatggctggaaaagaaag GGATTTCTCAAAACAAGGAAGCCGATAAGAAGTGA